The following proteins are encoded in a genomic region of Corylus avellana chromosome ca4, CavTom2PMs-1.0:
- the LOC132178102 gene encoding uncharacterized protein LOC132178102, giving the protein MSKKGQSNVATTVDTQIKKVVWTEKMLEDYLDICITEIHAGNRPGTHFNRTGWKNEVPEATKFRTTGLAYAMKVEILFRDITATGEGSWAPSIGLVPNDIGSIDSTEVMLNEDDNVVEGLDVLDDEPNLNTHGIDDIPADLDTRDKGNKKFGLAVQCKKRNKGVQIVSEHLSRICDVIESKNTVTSKSYDKPGCNIEEVMDVVRGIAERENDIDILKFATDVFLKRSHKEMFVTIKEPWLQIDFIKRMRNREINRRSMD; this is encoded by the exons ATGAGTAAAAAAGGTCAAAGCAACGTTGCTACTACAGTAGATACTCAGATAAAGAAAGTagtttggactgaaaaaatgctagaagattATCTTGACATATGTATTACTGAGATTCATGCTGGTAACCGCCCAGGAACACATTTCAATAGGACAGGATGGAAAAAt GAAGTTCCAGAAGCAACCAAGTTTCGCACGACAGGTTTGGCTTATGCTATGAAGGTGGAGatattgtttagagatataaCTGCCACTGGGGAGGGATCTTGGGCACCATCCATAGGGTTGGTTCCTAATGATATTGGATCCATAGATAGTACAGAAGTAATGCTTAATGAAGATGACAATGTTGTAGAAGGtttagatgttttggatgatgaaCCAAATCTCAATACACATGGCATTGATGATATTCCTGCTGATTTAGATACGCGGGATAAAGGAAATAAGAAGTTTGGTCTTGCGGTTCAatgtaagaaaagaaataaaggagTTCAAATTGTTAGTGAACATTTGAGTCGTATTTGTGatgtaatagaaagtaagaatacAGTGACATCCAAGAGCTACGATAAGCCTGGATGTAATATTGAAGAGGTAATGGATGTTGTTCGGGGGATtgctgaaagagaaaatgacattgatATCCTTAAGTTTGCAACAGATGTATTCCTTAAGAGATCACATAAAGAGATGTTTGTGACTATTAAAGAGCCATGGTTGCAGATTGACTTTATCAAGCGAAtgagaaatagagaaattaacCGTCGTAGCATGgattaa
- the LOC132178103 gene encoding uncharacterized protein LOC132178103 — MDNSDYSTQDDTSDSDYGEEENENENDVFILAAAAVEFVENYYMPYIAKESCRTSSQTGYKWVMEIVQGNPDRCKQNFRMEIHVFLYLCKELKEKYHLRDTRKLTVEELVAMFLITLGHGFGNRIVQERFQHSGETVSRHFSHVLMAVSRMAVDIINPIDREFMDVPRKIRDDERYWPYFKDCIGAIDGTHVPVKISPSNQIPYIGRKGTPTQNVMAVCDFRICFTFVWAGWEGTAHDTRIFLEAIRKEELRFPHPPRGKYYLVDAGYPHMKGYMGPYKGERYHLPDFRRGSQPRVKIVVTSMALHNFIRKHAIKDAEFQPYDDDDDDDLLPTDSIGDGEAQDESSIQQSNTSYENSMNIERDHIANLLITR, encoded by the exons ATGGATAATAGTGATTATAGCACTCAAGATGATACAAGTGATAGTGATTATggtgaagaggaaaatgaaaatgaaaatgatgtttttattctaGCAGCTGCAGCAGTAGAATTTGTTGAGAACTATTATATGCCATATATTGCAAAGGAATCTTGTAGGACCTCTTCTCAAACAGGTTATAAATGGGTTATGGAAATTGTACAAGGTAATCCTGATAGgtgcaaacaaaatttcagaatgGAAATACACGTATTCCTTTACTTGTGTaaagagttgaaggaaaaatatcatttaagagATACTAGGAAATTAACTGTTGAAGAGTTGGTAGCTATGTTTTTGATTACTTTAGGCCATGGGTTTGGAAATAGGATAGTGCAAGAAAGGTTTCAACATTCAGGAGAAACAGTTAGTAGACATTTTTCTCATGTTTTAATGGCTGTTTCAAGAATGGCGGTTgacattattaatcctattgataGGGAGTTTATGGATGTTCCAAGAAAAATTCGTGATGATGAGCGGTATTGGCCATACTTCAAAGATTGTATTGGAGCCATTGATGGAACTCATGTGCCAGTTAAAATTTCTCCATCAAACcaaataccatatattggtCGAAAAGGGACTCCTACTCAGAATGTTATGGCTGTTTGTGATTTTCGTATATGTTTCACCTTTGTTTGGGCTGGATGGGAAGGTACTGCACATGATACACGCATTTTTTTGGAAGCTATTCGAAAGGAAGAATTGCGATTTCCACACCCACCTAgag GAAAGTATTACTTGGTAGACGCAGGATATCCTCATATGAAGGGATACATGGGACCATACAAAGGAGAGCGATATCATCTACCAGACTTTCGTCGTGGAAGCCAACCGAGgg tgaaaatcgtGGTGACGTCTATGGCTCTTCATAACTTCATTAGGAAGCATGCAATAAAGGATGCTGAGTTCcaaccatatgatgatgatgatgatgatgatttactACCTACTGACAGTATAGGCGATGGCGAAGCACAAGATGAGTCAAGCATACAACAATCAAATACATCATATGAAAATTCTATGAACATTGAGCGTGATCATATTGCTAATCTACTTATAACtcgttaa